One window of Phycodurus eques isolate BA_2022a chromosome 8, UOR_Pequ_1.1, whole genome shotgun sequence genomic DNA carries:
- the LOC133406388 gene encoding centrosomal protein of 135 kDa-like isoform X1, translated as MTMDGTIDKTRSHLIKRLDQLGYRLHLGMDSVPLVAKLFSDLVHTTVSLRDAKLSGRQPERNHDDDLLEPPYRTMLASGDHFISGGGKKRSIALMHKCTQTDEDRPLPPPRDDDEADLSASAALIISRLVELLEEHVVSMKSELDDSHGRVKTLNGQLAELQEAKRTLERTLEDERRRSSAEAAELASRNEETRRELRRKDGAVARTVALKERVLNMAYRKLSASREVILSQQEVIQDLEENLRKIQAEVSERRRLREQLDEARGRNHKLEGLLDFLEAEKSALQNKVDTMTDTHRDLVLESDSSRGKYGDGDGGPALGVAAFIESLEEERNRYRREVQSYRSLLKATTPTAPTVPSPTQARRNKFVLAATFQADAAEPSGRSRSNQ; from the exons TGATCTGGTGCACACCACGGTTAGCCTACGCGATGCTAAACTGTCAGGGAGGCAGCCCGAGCGAAACCACGATGATGACCTACTTGAGCCACCGTACAGGACCATGTTGGCCTCTGGCGACCATTTTATCAGCGGAG GTGGTAAAAAACGCAGCATTGCTTTGATGCACAAGTGTACACAGACGGATGAAGACagacctcttcctcctcctcgtgatgatgatgaagccGATTTATCTGCAAG TGCCGCGTTGATCATTTCTAGGCTGGTGGAACTGCTGGAGGAGCACGTCGTCTCCATGAAATCGGAGCTGGACGACTCTCACGGGCGCGTAAAAACCTTAAACGGCCAA TTGGCCGAGCTGCAGGAGGCCAAGCGGACGCTCGAACGCACGCTGGAGGACGAGCGGCGGCGGTCGAGCGCCGAGGCGGCCGAGCTGGCCTCGCGGAACGAGGAGACGCGTCGGGAGCTGAGGCGCAAGGACGGCGCCGTGGCTCGGACGGTGGCGCTGAAAGAGCGCGTGCTCAACATGGCCTACAGGAAGCTGTCCGCCTCCAGGGAGGTCATCCTCAGCCAACAGGAAGTCATCCAGGACCTGGAGGAGAACCTAAGGAAGATACAAGCG GAAGTTAGCGAGCGACGACGTCTTCGAGAGCAGCTGGACGAGGCGAGAGGACGAAACCACAAACTGGAGGGATTGCTCGACTTCTTGGAGGCGGAGAAGAGCGCCCTGCAGAACAAAGTGGACACGATGACGGACACCC ACAGAGACCTGGTTTTGGAGTCGGATTCGTCACGGGGCAAATATGGCGACGGCGACGGCGGGCCTGCGCTCGGCGTGGCCGCCTTCATCGAGAGCCTGGAGGAGGAGCGCAATCGCTACCGGCGCGAGGTCCAGAGCTACAGGAGCCTCCTGAAGGCCACGACGCCCACCGCGCCCACGGTGCCCAGTCCCACGCAGGCCAGGAGGAACAAGTTCGTCCTGGCCGCCACCTTCCAGGCCGATGCGGCTGAACCGAGCGGACGCTCTCGTTCTAATCAATGA